From a single candidate division WOR-3 bacterium genomic region:
- a CDS encoding class I SAM-dependent methyltransferase, whose product MNCFVCDNKDENGKLSTVVKAFPEAWKGSVLDVGCRTKQLKTSLMHLPINYCGFDLFPPADVTGNLEKGMPFQDASFDVVVALDVLEHTDNIHKSVNELFRVAKKYVIINLPNTYEFKCRLKFLAGKNLSGKYGLPIDAPTDRHRWLFSFNEAFNFTHAMGNRQNFEVKKEGCLVGPNRGGFIGRVMTRQLPDLLAPWYLALLERKS is encoded by the coding sequence ATGAATTGTTTTGTTTGTGATAACAAAGATGAAAACGGTAAATTATCTACGGTAGTGAAAGCTTTTCCTGAAGCTTGGAAAGGTTCTGTCTTAGATGTAGGCTGTCGAACTAAGCAGCTAAAAACCAGTTTAATGCATTTGCCAATTAATTATTGCGGATTCGATCTTTTTCCACCGGCTGATGTTACTGGTAACTTAGAAAAAGGTATGCCTTTTCAAGATGCTTCCTTTGATGTGGTGGTGGCATTAGATGTTTTAGAGCATACAGATAATATTCATAAATCTGTAAACGAACTATTTAGAGTGGCTAAAAAGTATGTGATTATAAATTTGCCGAATACGTATGAATTTAAATGTAGATTAAAATTTTTAGCTGGTAAAAACTTATCAGGAAAATATGGTCTTCCTATAGATGCTCCTACGGATCGCCATCGTTGGCTGTTTTCATTCAACGAAGCTTTCAACTTCACTCACGCTATGGGGAATCGACAAAACTTTGAGGTAAAAAAAGAAGGTTGTCTAGTAGGCCCCAATAGAGGGGGTTTTATCGGACGAGTAATGACGAGACAACTTCCCGATCTCTTGG